The genome window TCGAAGGTGGGTCGCTTGGTGCAGAGCGGTGCATTCATTCGATTGCCCGAAGGTGCCGAAGCATTCCTGCCGGTCAGCGAAATCTCGACTCGCCGCATCAACAAGCCGAGCGACGTGCTGGAACTCGATCAAGAAATCGAGATGGCCGTCATCGACTTGAAGCCGGATGAGCGCCGCATGGTGCTTTCTCTGCGACAAGCGGGCAACGCCATTGAGCCGCCGGAAGATTATGTGGCCGACACCAACTACGAGTCGGATCGTCCGCGAACCGGTTCGGGCACGGGTCCGCGCCGCAAGCCGGGTCAAGGCGGAGGTCGCGGTCGCCGCGACGACGGAGCGGGCGATATGCCGGGTTCGAGCAGCCGCCAACCGAGCGGTGGCGCGACCATCGGCGAGCGCCTGGGCATGCTCAAGGGCTTGCTCAGCAAGACCACCGAAGAGTCGGAAGGCGAATAACCTTTCCTCAATCGGCGAACACGATGCTGACAGATGAAAATCTGTCAGCATCTTTTGTATCTCTATGATCGCGATTACTGGCGGCGCGGCCTCGGGCAAGTCAACCATCCTGCATGCGTTGGCCGATCGCGGCTGGGCCACGATTAGTGCCGACCAGGTGGTGGCCGACCTGTGGCTGGACGAGACCTTTTTGGTGGGCGTCGCGGAAGTCTTTGATACCGCGCGGCCGACCCGCGAATTGGTCCGAGCCGCGATTCTGCGGGAGCCCGCTAAGCGACGCGCCCTCAACGAGCTCTCGCACCGGCACGTTATTCATACAATTTTCACGAGCGGTTCCGACGTCGCCGAAGTCCCGCTGCTCATCGAGGCCGGGCTCTTTCACCGATTTAATGAGGTGTGGGTGTGCTCGTGCGACCGGGAGACTCAGCTTAAGCGCCTACAAGGTCGTGGGTTCTCCCTTGAGGATGCAGGCGCCCTGCTTGCCACCCAGGTGGCAGATTCGGTGCGGTGTTCATTTGCCGATGAAATTTTTAGAACTAACGGCGAGAGATCGAACGTCCTAAGTCAGATAGACCTAGCCCTACGGCGAAGTCGAACTCAGGACCGGTAGGGGTGCTATACTCCCCCGGTATGTTTCTTGGGCAAGTTGTCCCCAGCAGGGTCAGCAACAAGCTGTAAGAATCGACTAACATGGGGCTTGCGTGTAGATCCCCCAGTTCAACCTCGGTTGGATCACGCACAGGAAGAGTTGAGGATGAGTAAACAGGAGGACGCAGGCCGATGAGGCAGTTCGTCAAGACAACCAAGTTCAAGGCTATCAGCTATCTGCTGGTCTTTGCGCTAGTTCTGCCGTTCTACTCCTTTCTTCTAGCAAGGAAGGCAGTGGCGCAGGCGGACGGCCGAGAGCAGTGGGCAGTGATGCCATTCTATATTGCCAAGCCCATCAAGGATATCGAGATGAGCAAGGCTGGTTCCAATGCACTGAACGATGAGCTCGCCAAGTTGGTGAAGTTTGCCGAAATGGTGCCCGCCGATACGGTGGATCGCGAAATCGAGAATCTCGGTTTTGCGTCGCCCGTAACGCGAGAGGATCAGTTGATGCGAGTCGGTCAGAGCCTGGGCGTGGCGAGCGTGGTGACCGGGGAACTGGTGAACCAACAGATTCGCAAGCTAGGCGACGGCCAAAAGGTGGCTGACGTGAAGGTGCGAGTTGTGGTTCGCGACGTTGCTTCGGGCATGCCCATCAATGGCGCGGCCGTTCTCGGCACGTCTTCGGTGCGGCCCGCAGATACCAGCGACCAAACGCTCTACGAAGATGCTTTGAAGAGCGCGGCCAACCTGGCCGCGAACAACGTTGCCTCGAACGTTTTGCCGAAGGGCACCGTACTGAACACGACCGATAAGAATGCCTTGGTCAACATGGGCATCCGATCGGGCTTTAAGGAAGGCCAAAAGGTCATCGTGATTCGTGGCCGCCAACAGGTGGGCATGGCCGAAGTGACCCTGGTCGAACCCGACACTTCCTACGTTCGCTTGACGAAGTCGACGCGCGGCATTCAGCCCGGCGACCGCATCCAAGCTGTCTTCGACGCTCCGCAAATCGATCCGGAATTCAAGGCCGGCGGTGGCGTGGGTGTCATCAAGCCTCGCGGTAAGGCGAATACCTCGGGCATCGTCTCGCTCGCCATCATCCTTGGTCTGGTCTTCGTGCTTGGCTCAAAGAGCAGTGGCAACGCGGCTGTCACCAAGGTTACGGCTCAAGCGTTTGTTGATCCCGACGATCGCTTCGGCGTTCTCGTCAAGTGGCGCCCGGACAGCTTCGTCAAGGGCAGCAGCCAACGCATTCTGTGGCAAATCTGGCGATCCGACCAGCCTTCGGCTCCGGTCATCGTGGCCAGCGATGCTTCGCTTGGCGACGTTCCCGAAGTGAAGGACTACGGCATTTCGCCGGCGGGCACGTATTACACGAAGGCCACGACGGGTGACCCCACTTGTCCGACGCCGACGACCGGCGGTACGTCCACGACGGCTCCGCACCAATCGGGTGTGCCTTATGTGTACTCGGTCGAACTGTTCTACCGAATCGCAGCTCTGGACAACCCCTACTCGACCGGAAACTCGGGTACGGCGGGTGGAACGGGCGGCCTTAGCGGTGGCACCACCTCGGGTACGACCAGCGGCACCACGTCCGGTACCACGTCGGGCACGACCACTGGTGGTCTGACCGGTGGTCTCGGCGCTCGCGCTGGCTTCTCCGATGCTCGACGCTCGCTGAGCTCGGGCGGTGGCTTCGAAGCTCCGCGTGACCTGTACTCGTACTACCAA of Chthonomonas sp. contains these proteins:
- the coaE gene encoding dephospho-CoA kinase (Dephospho-CoA kinase (CoaE) performs the final step in coenzyme A biosynthesis.); the encoded protein is MIAITGGAASGKSTILHALADRGWATISADQVVADLWLDETFLVGVAEVFDTARPTRELVRAAILREPAKRRALNELSHRHVIHTIFTSGSDVAEVPLLIEAGLFHRFNEVWVCSCDRETQLKRLQGRGFSLEDAGALLATQVADSVRCSFADEIFRTNGERSNVLSQIDLALRRSRTQDR